From the Streptomyces syringium genome, one window contains:
- a CDS encoding NADPH-dependent F420 reductase: protein MWAGTTPRRQASGRTPMKIGIIGAGNIGGNLTRRLTALGHDVSVANSRGPHTLTALAEETGATPVTAAEAARGAAVVVVTVPLKAVPALPSGLFDEAAEDVVVIDTGNYYPKERDGRIAAIEDGLTESRWTEQHLGHPVIKAFNGTYAQDILDKPRPQGHPERIAVPVAGDDETAKKAVRDLIDELGFDTVDAGGIDDSWRQQPDTPVYGLRAGTEAVGKAIDEASRERPEAFRA from the coding sequence TTGTGGGCAGGCACGACACCCCGTCGCCAGGCCTCTGGAAGGACTCCCATGAAGATCGGCATCATCGGCGCCGGCAACATCGGCGGCAACCTCACACGACGGCTCACCGCTCTCGGCCATGACGTCTCCGTCGCCAACTCACGCGGCCCGCACACCCTCACCGCCCTCGCCGAGGAGACCGGTGCCACCCCGGTCACCGCGGCGGAGGCGGCGCGCGGCGCCGCGGTCGTCGTGGTCACCGTGCCCCTCAAGGCCGTACCGGCCCTGCCGTCCGGGCTGTTCGACGAGGCCGCGGAGGATGTCGTGGTCATCGACACCGGCAACTACTACCCCAAGGAGAGGGACGGCCGGATCGCCGCCATCGAGGACGGCCTGACGGAGAGCCGCTGGACCGAGCAGCACCTCGGCCACCCCGTCATCAAGGCGTTCAACGGTACCTACGCGCAGGACATCCTCGACAAGCCCCGGCCCCAGGGCCACCCCGAGCGGATCGCCGTGCCGGTGGCGGGCGACGACGAGACCGCCAAGAAAGCCGTCCGCGACCTCATCGACGAGCTCGGCTTCGACACCGTCGACGCCGGCGGCATCGACGACTCCTGGCGCCAGCAGCCCGACACACCCGTCTACGGCCTGCGAGCCGGCACCGAAGCGGTCGGCAAGGCCATCGACGAGGCGTCCCGGGAGCGGCCGGAGGCGTTCAGGGCGTAG